GCAGCTACATCTAGGTTCATTAGATAGAGTAAGCCAAGTTGTGAAGTTACAGGGTTTTATCAATGCCACCGAGCAATTTGAGCAACACCCAGCTGTGCTAGATGGCTGCTCTAAATTGATGGTGGAAGTATTTGGTGACAAGGGCTTACATGCCCGCTCTGTGTTTGGTGCTATGTCACTGCGCGCCAATTTGCCGCTGGTGATTGATTCTATTTTCGAGGTGAGTGAATAATGGCTTACGATTTGGAATTGGCTGAAAAAATTCGCCAAGCGCTAGCCAGCCAAGTTGAGTTTAGTGAACGTAAGATGTTTGGTGGCTTGTGCTTTATGGTGGCTGGCCACATGTGTTGTGGCATTGTTGATAAGCAACTCATGGCGCGGGTTGGACCAAATCAATATCAAGACTGCTTACGCTTAGAATTTGCTTCCGAAATGACCTTTACTGGAAAACCAATGAAAGGAATGATCTATGTATCGCTAGAGGGTTTATTTGAGCCTAAGCAACGTGAGCAGTGGTTGCAATATTGCTTTAATTTTGTGCACAGTTTGCCGCCAAAGTAATCTTATTCCACGCAATTTAGTTACCAGAGATGATATGCAACAGTTCCCAATAAAAGCTAAAGATGGCCAAGAATTTTTGCTCAGGCTGCTCAATCAGCAAGATGCAGCGGCATTAGGGGCGTTTTTTGTGGCCTTAAGTGAAGCCAGCCGCAGCCGCTTTGGACCTCATCCTTTGAGCAGTGAGTATGCTCTGCATTTGAGTGAAGCGCTTGCCGATGACAGCGCGCAGCGTTGGGTGATTGCTGATGGTGCCGCAATTGTCGGCTATTTCATCTTTGAGCAGAAAATTTTAGAGCCGGAATACCAGCGCTATTATGTGCAGGGAGTTAGCTTACAAGCTGAACTTGATGTCATACTTGCCCCCTGCATTGCCGATGACTATCAAAACGCTGGGCTTGCCATGGCGGCGATGCAACCCTTGATGGTTGAGTTTAAGCGGCAAGGCGCTCGTAGCTTAGTATTGATGGGGGGAACTCAGCAGAGTAATCATCGCGCGCGACATTTTTATCAACGTTGCGGCTTTGTTGAATATGGCGGTTTTCAAACCGATGTGTATAACATTGATATGCGCCTTATCTTGTAATTAGCAGCCACTTGGGCATAGTAGCGGCATTATTGTTTGAAGAGAGAATGCCATGAAAATTTGGGTTGATGCCGACGCCTGTCCAGTGGTGATTAAAGAGATTTTGTTCCGTGCCGCCGAACGAACCCAAATACCGCTTACGTTAGTGGCCAATCAATATATAAAAACACCACCTTCTAAGGTGATTAGTAGTCTGCAAGTTAGCGCGGGTTTTGATGTGGCCGATAATGAGATTGTTGCGCGGGTAGCTGCTGGCGACTTAGTGATTACCTCGGATATTCCTCTAGCCGATGAAGTGATTACCAAGCAGGCTCAAGCATTAAGCCCAAGAGGCGAGTTATATACTAAAAGTAATATTAAGTCGCGACTCAACATGCGTGATTTCATGGATACTATGCGCTCTAGTGGGGTGCATGCTGGCGGCCCTGCAGCGCTAAGCCAAGCCGACCGCAAAGCCTTTGCCAGCCATTTAGATTCTATTCTCGCCAAACACCAGTCAGCTAAATAAGCCCGCTAATCGAGAAAATAAAAAAGCTTAAGCAAAGGCTTAAGCTTTTGAGTCGTGTAGCTAATAGCTTAATACTTAAAGCGGTTTACTTGAGTCACCATCTGATGGCCCACTTCTAATAAATCTTCGGTGGCTTGTTGCAGTTGTTTGCTGTCTTCACTGAGTGATTGCGCGCCAAGGCTCAAGGATTCCATATCAGCGGTAACCGCGCTAGTAACATTAGATTGCTCTTCACTGGCGCTAGCTATCATGGTGATCATGTCATTTACCGAGTTCATTTCTTGGTTAATTTGTACTAGAGATTCGCCAGTGCCTTCGGCAGATGAGATAGTTTGACTGACCATTTCTTTACCCGCTTGGGTAGCTTGGTAAGAAGTCTCGGCTTGGCTTTGTAAATCACCAATAATCGACTCAATTTCAGAGGTCGATTCGTGAGTTTTACTGGCGAGAGCACGTACTTCGTCGGCAACTACCGCAAACCCTCTGCCAGACTCACCCGCACGGGCCGCTTCAATGGCGGCATTTAAGGCCAGTAAGTTAGTTTGCTCGGCAATGCCTTTAATCACATCTAATACGCTGCCAATGTTGTCACTTACTTGCTTGAGGCTGGTAACTTCATCGGCGGTGCGATCAAGGTTTTTCACTAGCTCGCTCACCTGTGCAATGTTGTCATCAATGGCTTTATGCCCATCCATGGATAATTGGTAAGCTTGCTGGGTGCGAGAAGCGGTGTTCTCCGCATTGCCAGCGATTTCTTTGGTGGCGATGCCTAGCTGTTGCAAGTTGGTTAATGAGGTAGACGTTAGCTCTGTTTGCTCAAAGGTGTTGGCAGTGTTCTTGTCGTTAATTACCCGCACGCTCTCAGATACTAGTTCTAGCTGAGTTGCGGCCTCTGCCATATCTTGAACAATACTTTGTACGGTTTCGATAAAGCTATTGAAGTTGTGGCCAAGTTGGCCAATTTCATCTTCACTGGTTACGGGAATGCGCGCGGTTAAATCTCCATCACCTTGAGCGATGCCCGCCAGTACGCTATTCACGTTAGCGAGTGGCGCAATAATTACTTTACGTAGCGCCAGAATAAGCAGTACGATAATTAGTGCAGTCATCAGCACAATGGTAAGGACGTCTTCGCTTAACTCACTGCTCAGGGCACTGTTTATCGCCTGTTTGGTGACGCCAATTTCGATGGTGCCAAGTGGTTTACCATCCCAATCTAGTTCAATGCTAATGGTTTCATCTGGGCTAAAACCAGAGTCGTGATTTTCAGCCATTAGCTTGCCACGCTGATCACTCACTTTAATGCCTGCAATCATCGGTTCATCGATAAAGGCATCAATGGTGGCTTTTATCACGTCGAGGTCATAAACAAACACCGGCTCTTTTAGAATGATGCTCATTTGTTTGGTGAGGGCCACCTTGTCGTTCTCATATTGCTGGTTTAACGAAGCGCTGCTAAGCCAATACAATGCGCTGATGACAATGACCCCAGATACAAGAATAACAATAACAAGTAGGGAGGCGAGTTTTGCGGTAATTGTTTTCATATAATTATTGTCCAGCCAGTGGGTCAAACCAAAACTTCTGCGGAATGGCATTCACTTTATCGGTAAGGTAGGGGTTTTCTAAATCAAAAATGGTGCGTTTTTCTAGTTTGCCTAGCTCCAAGGCATTCTTCACATCTGGGTCGTTAAGGAACATTTTTTGATAACTGCCATCTTCAAACATTTGATAAAGAATATCGTTGAGGTGTTTGGCTAAGCTTTGATTGTCTTTTTTTACAAAAAAGAAAAACGGCATTTTGTAGCGCAGCATGACATAGCTATCTACTGTGAGATTATATTTTGCTTCGCGCTTCACTTCGCTCCACGGCTCGAAAATACCGCGCGGAAAGTAATCACAACGATCTGCTTCTAGCATCGCAAAAATATTGCCATAGCCTAAACTTTTAGCCACTTTAATACCGTTAGCTTCAAGAATGGCCGTATCGGCCCACAACTTACCTTGGCAAGGAATATACTGGCGCATTTGTGCAAAGCTGGTCACTTGCTTGAAGGTGTCACTTTTACCTTGCTCAACAATGCCTAGGCGCATGCCTAAGGTGCCACGATAGAGGGGGAAGTAAACCGCATTTTGTTGTTGCTCGCGGTCGGCTGAGGTAGCTGTCCAAAATAGATCCAGTACTCCATCATTTAAATCGGCAACGGTTTTAGCAAAGGAGATTTCCCCAGCATCGCCATAGGGGTAACCCACCGAGTCATAAATATTGCTGCGTTTTACTATTTCTTTAGCTAGAACAAACGGCAGCGTTTCTGCATTGGGTGAGCCCGGGATGTTTAAGGTTTTGGCAGAACATATTGATGATAAAAATATCACCAAAAAGAGAATCTTTTGCATATAGCCTCCATGCTTTTGTATAGCTTAGATAGGGGTTCGGGTGAGGTATACGATAAGCTTTTAAAGTGTGACTCAGATCTAATTTATAATTCTTTGATGACTATTTGTTGAGCAATGTAACAAGAATTAATCATTGCTTGTTAACTTAGTAAGTGATTGAAGATTTTAGTGATTATTGAGGTAAGTAAATGGGCAAGCAATTTAGTGCAATGATTCCACCGCACATCGAGTTTATCGCAGAGCAAAAAATGTTTTTTGTAGCAACCGCTGCGGCCGAGGGAAAAGTGAATTTGTCACCAAAGGGCATGGACTCATTTCGAGTGCTTAATCAGCAGCAAGTGGTTTGGCTCAACTTAACCGGCAGTGGCAACGAAACCGCTGCACATCTAAAACAAAACTCACGTATGACCATTATGTTTTGTGCTTTTGAAGGCAAACCGGTCATTTTACGATTATATGGTCAAGCCAAAGCCATTCACCGTGGCGATGCAGAGTGGCAGCAATACATTGAGTTATTTTCCGAGCAACAAGGCGCAAGGCAATTGTATTTGCTAGATATTGATATGGTGCAAAGCTCCTGCGGTATGTCGGTTCCCCTGTATGACTTTGTGTCACAGCGCGATGATTTGGCTAACTGGGCCAGCAAACAAGGGGAGCAGGGTATCCATCAATATTGGGCTAAGAAAAATCAACATAGCTTAGATGGTGTTGCTACCGATATCTTGAGTCTGTCTGGACTCGCGCAGGAAGCTGAAAATTAGTTTGAGCTATAACTATTTTCTAATTACTTATTTAGATCTTTATGTGGCGCATTAATGTCTAAAAGTGGTGAGGCGTCGATAGATTGGGCGTCCATCATGGATGCAATATGCTGCAAAGAGGACAAAATTTGCGTTTTTTCCCAGTCTTGTAAGCTTTCAAAACGTTGAATAAATTCTTCATGTAGTAGTGGCGGTACTGTTGTGAGAATACCAATACCTTGCTCGGTGAGCCGCGGGTTAACAATACGTCGATCGCTTGCGCTGCGAATTCGCTCAATCAATTGGCGCTCTTCTAAACGATTCAAAATAGTCGTAACCGTAGCCTGGCTTAGTGATACCTCATCAGAGAGGTGCTTCACTGTTACGGTTCCTAAATCTTGTATTGCCCTTAATACCATAACTTGCGGAATGGTTAATCCACAGGCTTTCACAATCCGTTTAGATTGTAGATCGGTGGCGCGAATAATTTTTCGCAAAGAAATGAGAACGTCTTGCCAGTAAGCAGGTTTTTGCATGAGTGGTAGCGGGCCAAATTGGTTTTTTCTGGAGTATATCCCATACTTAAGGCGCAGGGTATACACAGCAGTTAATTTGAACTCTAATTATTTGAAGTGTATGATTCTAGGCGCTAAGAAAGCACTCAAAGGGAAGGATAGGGATATGAAGTTAAGATACGCAGCACTGCTTTTGGTGAGCGGTTTTGCTCAAGCAGAAGACAGCTGTGGCAGTGTTACCATTGCCGACATGAACTGGAGCTCTGCAACAGTTATTGCCAATGTAGATAAATTTATTTTAGAACATGGCTACGGCTGTGATGCTGAATTGGTGCCTGGGGACACTATGCCAACCACCGTCTCTATGATGGAAAAAGGCGAACCAGACATTGCCCCTGAGTTATGGACTAACTCTGCCAAAGAAACCTTAGAGCGTGGCGTAGCCGAAAAACGCTTACGTTTTGCCGGTAAGTCATTATCTGACGGCGGCGAAGAAGGTTTTTGGGTTCCTCAGTACTTGGTTGACCAATACCCAGAAATTGCCACTATCGAAGGTGTTAAAAAGCACGCTAAACTATTTGTTCACCCAGAAAGCAAAGAGCTTTCAGGCTTCTTCGGCTGTCCAGCAGGCTGGAACTGCCAAATCTCTGCAAACAATTTATTTGAAGCTTTAGAGCTTGAGAAATCAGGTTTTGAACTGATTGATCCAGGCTCAGGTGCTGGTTTGTCGGGTTCTATTGCTAAAGCTTACACTCGCGAGCAAGGCTGGTTTGGTTACTATTGGGCGCCAACCGCAGTACTGGGTAAATACAAAATGGTAAAAGTAGATACCGGTAATGGTATCGACGAGCAAGAGTTCTTAACTTGTACTACCCAAGAAGATTGTGAAAATCCAAAAGTAACCATGTACCCACCTTCGGCGGTGCATTCGGTAACTACTGAGGAATTTGCTAGCAAAGCCCCAGCTGCTTATGAATACATCACTAAGCGTTCATTTACCAATGCACAAATGAACGAACTATTGGCATGGATGGAAGATAACCAAGCCGATGGTGATGCAGCCATGTACCACTACCTAAGTGAAAATCCAGATAGCTGGAAGGCTTGGGTGCCGGAAGATGTTGCCGCTAAGGTAAGTAAAGCCCTAGCCAGTATGTAGTTTGAGTTAAAAAAAGGCCAACCTTAGGTTGGCCTTTCGCGTTTTTATATAGAGGTAGTTAGTTATGGCGGATTCGTCATGGTTGGAACGTTTTCCACAAATGAGTCGAGCCGATCTCACCGTTATTCGTAAGTCTTTAGATGGTGCATATCGTGATTTTTCCCGAGAGTATGGTGAAGCCATCGAATCGTTTTTCGATCCCCTTCTGCAATTTTTGGTTTGGTTTGAAAAACTGCTGATCACCACGCCTTGGTGGTTGGTATTGATTGTTTGTGCAGGCTTAGTGTACTTAGCCAGTCGCTCTTGGAAGCTAGTGATTGGCTCTGTCGTCTCGCTGCTGCTAGTGGGCTACTTTGGCATGTGGGAGGATATGATGCGAACCATGAGCATTATTACCGTGTGTACCATGCTGGCGATTGCCTTGGGCATACCCATTGGCATCATTATGGCGCGCTCCAATCGCGCTCAAGCGATCATTACCCCTATGCTTGATGTTATGCAGACGCTGCCCGCTTTTGTATATTTGATTCCGGTAGTGATGCTACTAGGCATTGGCAAAATCCCAGGTGTAATCGCGGTAGTTATTTACGGTATTCCCCCGGTGATTCGTTTGACCAACCTAGGTATTCGATTAGTAGATAAAGAAGTGCTCGAAGCTGCCACCGCCTATGGTGCTAGCGGCTGGCAACGTTTATTTGGGGTGCAAATGCCACTAGCGATGCCCACCATTATGGCGGGTATTAACCAAACCATTATGATGGCTCTTTCGATGGTAGTTATTGCCTCGATGATTGGCGTTAAAGGTTTAGGCCAGCCAGTATTAAAATCAATTACTAACCAATATTTCACCTTGGGTTTGCTTAACGGTTTAGCCATTGTTGCTTTAGCTATTATTTTTGACCGTGTGTCGCAAGCCTATGCCAAGCGCACCCAAGCTCACCTTCAAGGATTAAAGCATGACTGAGCCGCTCGTTAAAATTCAGGGCTTGTACAAGCTATTTGGTGAAAACCCGAAGCAGGTTATGTCACGGGTGAAAGCTGGAGAAAGCAAAGACAAAATCTTAGCTGATACTGGCCATACGTTGGGTCTAAAAGACATTAATCTTGAGATTCAACAGGGTGAGATTTACGTAATTATGGGCTTGTCGGGCTCTGGTAAATCAACGCTTATTCGTCACTTCAATCGCTTAATTGACCCTACCGAAGGGGTGATTAGTATTGAAGGCACCGACGTGATGAAGCTAAGCTCTAAAGAGTTACAAGATTTTCGTCGTCATAAAATGTCGATGGTATTCCAACGCTTTGGCCTAATGCCACATCGCACGGTAATTGAAAACGTCGCTTATGGCCTCACCGTACAAGGTGTAGCAAAAGAGCAGCGCTTGGCTAAAGCCCAAGAGTGGTTGGATACTGTAGGCTTAAATGGTTACGCACAGCAGTACCCAGCGCAATTATCTGGTGGGCAACAGCAGCGAGTTGGGTTGGCCCGCGCCTTAGCTACCGATGCTGAAATTTTGCTGATGGACGAAGCCTTTTCAGCTCTGGATCCACTGATTCGCAGTGAAATGCAGGATCAGCTGATTGAGCTGCAAGAAACTTTGCATAAAACCATTATCTTCATTACTCATGATTTGGATGAAGCACTGCGCTTGGGCGACAAAATTGCCATTCTTAAAGACGGTGAGGTAGTGCAGCAAGGTACACCAGACGATATTCTGTTGCACCCTGCCACCGATTACGTTGAAGCATTTGTTAAAGACGTAAACCGTGCGCGAGCCTTGACTGTTGAAACAGTGATGCAGCCTCCTGCTCGCCGGATTACTGCTGACACTATTGGTGAAGCATTGCAGCAGATGAAGAAAATTAAAGGTGACTACGCCTACCACGTAACCGAGGAAGGTTTCCAAGGTATCGTAACCCAAGATTCCTTGGAAGAAGCGTCTTTGAACAAGGCTGATGAGCAGTTTGAATCCTGTGAATATCAAGATGTGCCAACGGTTTCTCCTGATGCGATCATTGAGAGTGTGCTTACCGAGAGTTTAGAAACGGAGTTTTCTTTACCGGTGGTGGATGAAGACGGCAACCTTAAGGGTGAATTGACCCGTAGCTCAGTGGCTGAAGTATTTGCTGAACCAGAGGCTGAAGAGGAAACAGCAAACGCTGCCTCGAAATAATAATGTCAAATAGCCTTGTTAGAGTCCTTCTAACAAGGCTTTGATTTTTCTACTATATAGAGCTTATTACTAGGAGATGGTTTTGAGTTTTATTATTTGTCCTATCGATGCCTCACACAACCAAGCAGTTAAACAGATCATTCAGCAAGGCGGCCGCGAGTTTGGTGCCATTGGTGATGGCTTTGGCCCCTCTGATCCTGAAGTAGAGGCGATGAGTCTTAACTACAGTGAGCCTCAACGGGGTTATTGGGTGGCGCTGCAAAACGACTGTGTAGTAGGCTGCGGCGGCATTGCTGAGTTTGATAATGTTTCCAAGACTTGTGAATTGCGTAAGCTGTTTGTTAGCCCGCAATGCCGTGGTCAAGGTCTTGGTAAGGCTCTAACTGAACATTGCTTGCAAGAGGCTAAACGGCGGGGTTACCAGCAATGCTATCTAGATACATTGAGCAGCATGCACTCTGCTATTGCTTTGTACCAATCATTGGGTTTTAAGCACCTGTCGGAGCCTTTTTCTGCCAGTATCCATAGCGGTTGCGATGTATGGATGATGAAGGCGCTGTAGTTTTATAACCGAGAGTAGTTATGCGGATTGACTTATTCGACCCTCAAAATGATATAACAAAGCTTGCCGAGGTGATGCTAGTGCTACGCCCAAGCTTTACTAAAGAGCAGTTAATTGAACAAATAAGCCAGCAACAGGAACAGGGCTATCAGCTGGCTTATATAGTCGCAGATCAGCAAATTGTTGCGGTAGCGGGTTTTGTGATTGGCTGGAAGTTGTCTTGGGGTAAGCACTTATACTTAGATGATTTAGTCACCGTGGAAAAAGTGCGTTCAAAGGGTTTTGGCTTGCAGTTGCTACAGTGGTTGGAAAATTACGCTAAACAACAGGGCTGTGAGCAATTTCATTTAGGCTCAGGAGTGCAGCGTTTTGGCGCTCATCGCTTTTATCTGCGCAATGGTTTTGATATTAAGAGCCATCACTTTACTAAGCAATTAGCTTAGGCTGAGTGAAGGGGTAAGTTTAGTAAGAGCGATAAAAAGAGCAGCCAAGAGCAGCCCTTTTTTATCTAGCGCATTGCTAAATCAACATGGCCCACAGAACACAGTTGTTGCATGCGGTCGTAGGTTGTGGCGAAACCTTTTAGCGATATCGCCTTTCTATCTAGTTTTAAGTTTCCAGTGGTAATAGCTTGCTCACTAAATAACAAGTATCTGCCTTGTTTTAGTTGTTCAACTTGCTCCATCGAACTCAAGCTATAGTTAACTTGGCTAAGAGTCGTTTTAAGTGCTTGGTTATCAACAGATACATGTTGGCTTGGGCCATTTAGTAGGTTGTGTTTAACCGAAACGCTACCATCATTGGCGCAGCTTAGTTTTAAAACTGCATAGCCATCGACGATACCAACTAACCCTCGGATTCCCGCTGGGCGCTTACCTTTACTAGTGGTATAGCTTTGATAGTTTATTTGGGCATTGGCATTGATAAACTCCGCAGGAGTGGTTTCCACCAAATGGCTATTAAATGCCCATGATTGAAAAGACAGCGTGCTAAGCAATCCAATCATTGTTGCTAATGTTCTCACGAAAGTTCCTTGATAAATATCTTTATAATTCGTTTAATTATTAGCCTGTTTTTCCGTTTTGATTGGAATATACAGAAGCTAAAAAGTGCATTCAAGTTTGTATGACAAATTCGTGAGCTTTTTAATTAAACTGTGTTAGCGCTAACGTTTTGAGGCGATTTTTTGCTCTGAGCAGAGTGTTTCTACTCGTTGGTAAGTTTCGGAAAACCCGCAAGTGAAATGGTAGATGCTGGAATGCTAAGGTTGCCGATGTTGATACTTGCGTGAGTAAGCTGAAAGCTCTTTTGATTGTTTAAGGCATTAGTTTGTTTAGGACTAAACACTTGATTAAAAGGTGGAAAAGCTTGTTGGTTGTTTAGTCGAGCGTTGTTATTGCTAACTAGGTTATGGCGTACTTGAACACCGCCATCTGCCGCACAATTGATCTTTAAGATTGCGTAGTTCTCAACATGTCCAACTAAGCCTTCAATGCGTACCCTAAATGGCCCTTTGCTGGTGTTTTGATATAAATAGTTAACTTGGGCGTTTTCATTGATTTTCTCATTAGGCAAAGGATGAAGTTTGTAGCTATTGAATGCTAGGCTGGGATTGGAGCTTATTACTAGTATAAGCAATAGTGCGAGTCGCATGTCTAGTCCTTGAAATTCTAGAGTAATATTCCAACTCATTGATTAACTTCCGTTAAAGCGTTTGCTTAAATGGTATTTAATAATATTAAAGCCAATAATTGTGACAGTTAAGATAATTAGGTCATTCCTATATGTTAAAAGGTAATTGTGTTGAAAAATCGTTGCTTATTTAGGTTGTAAGTTTGACTGGAGTTGGGTGATTGTTGAGCAGAAGTAAGGGTATTTAGCTTATGAGAGAATGTATTAGGGATGCTAAAGAGGGTGACAGTCAGCAGATTTGCCAAATCTATAATTATTACGTTGAGACTAGTGGTGCTACGTTTGAAGAGCAGCTAGTGAGTCAAGGTGTTATGGCTGAGCGTATCGTCAGTATTCAGAAACAACTGCCTTGGTTGGTATTTGAAGAAGCTGGTGAGGTCCTCGGATACGCCTATGTTAGTCCATGGAAAGAGCGCAGTGCTTATCGCTTTGCGGTAGAAAGCTCCATTTATGTGGCACAACAAGCCGCCGGGAAAGGCATCGGTAACAGCTTATACCAAGCCTTGTTAGCGCGTTTAGTTGACTACCCGATAGCTACTGTCATCGCTGGCATTACTTTGCCAAATCCCGCTAGTATTGTATTGCATGAGCGCTTGGGTTTTAACCAAGTGGCAGAGTTCGAGCGAGTGGGCTTTAAGTTTGGCAATTGGATGAACGTGGGTTATTGGCAGCGTCAGATAAAAACTGAAGAGCAGATTAATCACTGTTTGAATAAGGACTAGTCATGTCGAAAATTGAATTTTCTAGTGAACAAAAAAACGCATTGGTCAGTAAAATTCAAGATTATTGTGAGCAGCAATTAGATCTTGAGATAGGCCAGTTTGATGCTGAGTTTTTGTTAGATTTCTTTTCTGAAGAAGTGGGCGCATTTTATTACAACCAAGGTTTACAAGACGCCCAAGCAGTGGTGCAGAATCGTATTGATAGTATTGCTGATGAACTTTATGAAATAGAGAAACCCACTAAGTGGTAACAGGAGTTAAGGCTAGCGATGAAAACAATAGGCATTGTTGGTGGCATGAGCTGGGAATCCAGCCTTAGCTACTATCAACAGTTAAATATTGCGATTAAACAAGCAAAGGGTGGGTTACACTCGGCAAAAGTTAACTTAGTGAGCGTCGATTTTGCTGAGGTCGAAGCCTTGCAACACCAAGGTGACTGGCCAGCTTTGGCCGACAAAATGGTAGCGGCGGGTTTATCGGTGCAAGCTTCCGGCGCTGATTTTTTATTAATTGCTACCAATACCATGCACAAAGTAGCCGCTGAGGTTGAGCAGGCTTTGCAGATCCCTTTGCTGCATATTGCCGATGCCACAGCCAATAAATTGCTGGAGCAGGGAGTAAAGCGAGTGGGTTTGCTAGGTACCCGTTTCACCATGGAACAAGATTTTTATAAAGGACGACTAGAGCAGCGCGGCTTAGAAGTCTTGGTTCCACAAGAAAAGGGAATAGAGATAGTTCATCAGATTATTTATCAAGAGCTGTGTTTAGGTAAAATCAATGCTGACTCTCGAGAGCGGTATTTGGCAGAAATTGCTGAGCTAGCAGCGCGAGGTGCCGAAGCGGTGATCTTAGGGTGTACTGAGATTGGTTTGTTAGTGCAGCAAAGCCATTGTGGCTTGCCTTTGTATGATACCACTGCCATTCATGTTGCAGCTGCCGCGGCTGAGTCTTTAAGCGATTAGAATTACAACGCTAGGGTTTAAAAACAAAAAACGGTCCGTAGGGACCGTTTTTTAGCTTAAAGCTAGTGTCTAATTAATCTGAAGACTAATTGGATACTTATGCCTTAAAAAGCAGCTTAAGCAACTTTTACGTTAGCAGCTTGAGGGCCTTTAGGACCTTCTTCTACTTCAAAAGTAACTTCTTGGCCTTCAGCTAAAGTTTTGTAACCTTCGCTTTGAATAGCACGGAAGTGTACGAATACATCTTTACCGTCTGGACGCTCGATGAAACCAAAACCTTTTTGCTCGTCGAACCATTTTACGCGACCTGTAGCCATGAGTAATCTCCAAAAATAATAAATAAAACTTGCCCAAAAATAGACAAATTAGGGTGCCGAAAGATGCAGAAATTACTTACGAACAAACAGGGTGAAATTGCGAAAAATCAACGTATTTGTATGGGGCATAAATATCCGCTGTAACCTTTACCAGCGAGCGAAGTGTAACGTATATTGGGGTAATGTAAAGGTGTATTCGTGATCTTTCGTCAACTGTTCAGATCAGTCGAGTGACTTCTCTTGAGCAAAGCATACCCGCGGGCTGGCTAACCATTAGACTTTAGTTTAATCAACAAGGACTGTTATGAACTTAAAAATGCACCAGGTAGATAGCTTTACCCGTGATCTTTTCAAGGGTAATCCTGCAGCGGTTATTGTCTTAGAGGCTTGGTTAGAAGATAGCGTAATGCAGGCTATTGCTATTGAAAATAACCTTTCGGAAACGGCCTTTTTAGTTGCCGACGAACCGGGTTCGTACCTTATTCGTTGGTTTTCGCCGATCTGCGAAATTGACTTTTGTGGTCATGCTACGCTGGCTGCCGCCCATATTTTGTTTGGCCAACAGCCTGAACTACAAGTGCTACATTTTACCACCTTACAGGTAGGGGAGCTAAAGGCTCACCGTAGCGATGGCGGTTTAATTGCCATGGACTTCCCAAGTTGCCCGCCACACATGGAGTTTGAAACACCCTCCGCTTTGCTTGATGGTGTCTCTGTTAAACCTAATGAAGTATGGCGAAATCAACAGGCCTATTTTCTGGTCTATGAACAGCAATCGCAAATTGAAGCCTTAGAAGTTGATCTTGAATTGCTAGAAACGCTGGCCCCTTATGATGTGGTGGTAACCGCACCGGGAGAGCAGTGTGACTTTGTCTCTCGTTATTTTTGGCCGGCTAATGGCGGTGCCGAGGATCCGGTTACTGGCTCGATTCACGCAGGCTTAACGCCGTTTTGGGCTAAACGTTTAGGCAAAGATGA
The Agarivorans aestuarii DNA segment above includes these coding regions:
- a CDS encoding ABC transporter substrate-binding protein; the protein is MKLRYAALLLVSGFAQAEDSCGSVTIADMNWSSATVIANVDKFILEHGYGCDAELVPGDTMPTTVSMMEKGEPDIAPELWTNSAKETLERGVAEKRLRFAGKSLSDGGEEGFWVPQYLVDQYPEIATIEGVKKHAKLFVHPESKELSGFFGCPAGWNCQISANNLFEALELEKSGFELIDPGSGAGLSGSIAKAYTREQGWFGYYWAPTAVLGKYKMVKVDTGNGIDEQEFLTCTTQEDCENPKVTMYPPSAVHSVTTEEFASKAPAAYEYITKRSFTNAQMNELLAWMEDNQADGDAAMYHYLSENPDSWKAWVPEDVAAKVSKALASM
- a CDS encoding ABC transporter permease; translation: MADSSWLERFPQMSRADLTVIRKSLDGAYRDFSREYGEAIESFFDPLLQFLVWFEKLLITTPWWLVLIVCAGLVYLASRSWKLVIGSVVSLLLVGYFGMWEDMMRTMSIITVCTMLAIALGIPIGIIMARSNRAQAIITPMLDVMQTLPAFVYLIPVVMLLGIGKIPGVIAVVIYGIPPVIRLTNLGIRLVDKEVLEAATAYGASGWQRLFGVQMPLAMPTIMAGINQTIMMALSMVVIASMIGVKGLGQPVLKSITNQYFTLGLLNGLAIVALAIIFDRVSQAYAKRTQAHLQGLKHD
- a CDS encoding quaternary amine ABC transporter ATP-binding protein, which translates into the protein MTEPLVKIQGLYKLFGENPKQVMSRVKAGESKDKILADTGHTLGLKDINLEIQQGEIYVIMGLSGSGKSTLIRHFNRLIDPTEGVISIEGTDVMKLSSKELQDFRRHKMSMVFQRFGLMPHRTVIENVAYGLTVQGVAKEQRLAKAQEWLDTVGLNGYAQQYPAQLSGGQQQRVGLARALATDAEILLMDEAFSALDPLIRSEMQDQLIELQETLHKTIIFITHDLDEALRLGDKIAILKDGEVVQQGTPDDILLHPATDYVEAFVKDVNRARALTVETVMQPPARRITADTIGEALQQMKKIKGDYAYHVTEEGFQGIVTQDSLEEASLNKADEQFESCEYQDVPTVSPDAIIESVLTESLETEFSLPVVDEDGNLKGELTRSSVAEVFAEPEAEEETANAASK
- a CDS encoding GNAT family N-acetyltransferase — its product is MVLSFIICPIDASHNQAVKQIIQQGGREFGAIGDGFGPSDPEVEAMSLNYSEPQRGYWVALQNDCVVGCGGIAEFDNVSKTCELRKLFVSPQCRGQGLGKALTEHCLQEAKRRGYQQCYLDTLSSMHSAIALYQSLGFKHLSEPFSASIHSGCDVWMMKAL
- a CDS encoding GNAT family N-acetyltransferase → MRIDLFDPQNDITKLAEVMLVLRPSFTKEQLIEQISQQQEQGYQLAYIVADQQIVAVAGFVIGWKLSWGKHLYLDDLVTVEKVRSKGFGLQLLQWLENYAKQQGCEQFHLGSGVQRFGAHRFYLRNGFDIKSHHFTKQLA
- a CDS encoding GNAT family N-acetyltransferase; amino-acid sequence: MRECIRDAKEGDSQQICQIYNYYVETSGATFEEQLVSQGVMAERIVSIQKQLPWLVFEEAGEVLGYAYVSPWKERSAYRFAVESSIYVAQQAAGKGIGNSLYQALLARLVDYPIATVIAGITLPNPASIVLHERLGFNQVAEFERVGFKFGNWMNVGYWQRQIKTEEQINHCLNKD
- a CDS encoding DUF2164 domain-containing protein, translated to MSKIEFSSEQKNALVSKIQDYCEQQLDLEIGQFDAEFLLDFFSEEVGAFYYNQGLQDAQAVVQNRIDSIADELYEIEKPTKW
- a CDS encoding aspartate/glutamate racemase family protein, yielding MKTIGIVGGMSWESSLSYYQQLNIAIKQAKGGLHSAKVNLVSVDFAEVEALQHQGDWPALADKMVAAGLSVQASGADFLLIATNTMHKVAAEVEQALQIPLLHIADATANKLLEQGVKRVGLLGTRFTMEQDFYKGRLEQRGLEVLVPQEKGIEIVHQIIYQELCLGKINADSRERYLAEIAELAARGAEAVILGCTEIGLLVQQSHCGLPLYDTTAIHVAAAAAESLSD